A genomic region of Candidozyma auris chromosome 5, complete sequence contains the following coding sequences:
- the CHS6 gene encoding Chs6p, whose translation MSLKYPGDLRRKRQSSVSSHVSTSAPTVPWIREATLGQTLGQRAKAFAESRISSLGPLDLVHWSRQYGERSSQYGKNDFSPLSDYEVSKDQDGYVGFYHFCCGLDLASGIHSIEQQVLASVGLRKAGDLYLWGPKETLARRLGSAQHKEGVITFCAYNIFQKSELRARYIVTPSSKQSNSAVVNSQYTITSRVSKKSHTYIGENCREITQGFLNELSLSSMLRLFMCADDPAHRLSGTVLYKTLINDKSTYRKSIDQLVDFLHRGHLTGSRAHYGVASNSGIDPARTTRYRNRLIDTLLRMALLDTSGSAVEHAINRIRSTYKPREFTIVETKLLRSQHGNNNNERFLSIVRDHLCVDADSTQAALLIGEQVRFLIARESYAVASKLAARAVSMLPLDFDSWYNLCICYILRKMYDDALQVINALPVVLNSAKWQESDCVDGIPDNYVSTFIDRSDHGHIPIMSETFADFFPVPRNEDFIETGSVHLVWYDMFKKESSRHPSVGPFYQSPLVTASPMEMSAIDNGLIRVSGPNSTKHSLAARSASEPWSSPIDFDRKSTWGRVYDLLTSLVAIIGWENLVAIKQKVFRSPQLQVSGKDFVVSNTSIAQKEECAPWLEKLFVVVYDDIHTMMSISGGADPDRHRSALGWGMMGHVSWGCKYNLKDSISSLATCAAGVSADGGFDYYSTVKLVEIYNEFVLSDVESSTIDRLSCVYDNHSYTNKLIVQSISPKMYRDFVHQLVNGYMGLETMLVHIMKLVAWELRWYNYVPSYLVTNTLIKLCQQRDTVEMKTMFRVVFEKFKLQSVNNKQSIFSTWFSGSKKKSNQSHEFLDSDTVIDYIDDLLTWIEELN comes from the coding sequence ATGTCGCTTAAGTATCCCGGAGACCTCCGACGGAAACGTCAATCGTCTGTTTCCTCGCATGTATCTACCAGCGCACCAACAGTTCCCTGGATACGAGAGGCTACATTGGGCCAAACGTTGGGCCAACGAGCAAAAGCTTTTGCGGAATCCAGGATTTCGTCCTTGGGTCCACTAGACTTAGTGCACTGGTCTCGACAGTACGGAGAGAGATCGTCGCAATACGGTAAGAACGATTTTTCACCTCTCAGCGACTACGAGGTTAGTAAAGATCAAGATGGGTATGTGGGGTTCTACCATTTCTGCTGCGGTCTAGACTTGGCGAGCGGGATCCATTCCATCGAACAACAAGTTCTTGCAAGTGTAGGTTTGCGGAAGGCTGGTGACTTGTACTTGTGGGGACCCAAAGAAACACTAGCCAGGCGTCTTGGGCTGGCTCAACATAAAGAAGGCGTTATTACATTTTGCGCCTATAACATCTTCCAGAAACTGGAGCTTCGGGCAAGATACATTGTCACGCCGTCGTCTAAACAGCTGAATTCCGCCGTGGTAAACTCTCAGTACACCATCACATCGAGGGtctcgaagaagctgcACACATACATTGGCGAGAATTGCCGTGAGATCACCCAGGGCTTCTTGAATGAGCTATCTTTGCTGCTGATGCTACGATTGTTCATGTGTGCAGACGATCCAGCGCATCGACTACTGGGCACTGTATTATACAAGACCCTAATCAACGACAAGAGTACATATCGAAAGTCAATTGATCAGCTCGTGGACTTTCTTCACCGTGGACACCTTACTGGCAGTCGAGCTCACTATGGAGTGGCTTCGAATAGCGGGATCGACCCTGCAAGAACTACTCGCTACAGAAACAGACTCATTGATACTCTCTTAAGGATGGCTTTGCTAGACACAAGTGGATCAGCGGTAGAGCACGCAATCAACCGAATCAGAAGCACATACAAGCCTCGAGAATTCACAATTGTGGAGACCAAGCTACTTCGCCTGCAACATGGGAACAACAATAATGAGCGCTTTCTTTCCATCGTCAGAGATCACTTATGTGTGGATGCAGATAGTACTCAAGCCGCATTACTAATAGGAGAGCAGGTTCGTTTTCTTATTGCAAGAGAGTCGTATGCTGTGGCTAGCAAGCTCGCCGCTCGTGCAGTGTCCATGCTTCCCTTAGACTTTGACTCGTGGTACAACCTATGCATATGCTATATTTTGAGGAAAATGTATGACGACGCGTTGCAGGTGATAAATGCATTGCCCGTCGTGCTCAATTCGGCAAAATGGCAGGAAAGTGACTGTGTGGATGGTATCCCAGATAATTATGTGCTGACGTTCATCGATAGACTGGACCATGGTCACATTCCGATCATGAGCGAAACCTTCGCTGACTTTTTTCCTGTTCCTCGCAACGAAGACTTCATTGAGACTGGCTCTGTCCATTTAGTGTGGTACgacatgttcaagaaagagtCTAGTAGACACCCTCTGGTCGGTCCATTCTATCAATCCCCTTTGGTCACTGCAAGTCCTATGGAAATGTCTGCTATCGACAACGGTCTTATCCGTGTTTCCGGACCTAACTCTACAAAACACTCTCTAGCAGCTCGTTCAGCATCTGAGCCTTGGTCTTCGCCAATCGATTTCGATAGGAAATCAACGTGGGGCAGGGTATATGACTTGCTAACGTCTTTAGTCGCTATAATCGGCTGGGAGAACTTGGTAGCTATCAAACAGAAAGTTTTTCGGTCGCCTCAACTCCAAGTCAGTGGTAAGGATTTTGTGGTGTCGAACACGTCTATagctcaaaaagaagagtgTGCCCCATGGCTTGAGAAGCTATTCGTTGTTGTTTACGACGATATCCACACAATGATGAGCATTTCAGGTGGGGCTGACCCTGATCGTCATCGCAGTGCTCTTGGCTGGGGAATGATGGGGCATGTCAGTTGGGGTTGCAAATATAATTTGAAGGATAGCATTTCTTCGTTGGCGACATGTGCAGCTGGAGTTTCTGCGGATGGTGGCTTTGACTACTACTCGACGGTAAAGCTTGTGGAGATTTACAATGAGTTTGTCCTAAGTGATGTCGAATCCTCTACTATTGACAGACTCAGTTGTGTTTATGACAATCACCTGTATACcaacaagctcattgtGCAAAGTATATCGCCGAAGATGTACCGTGATTTTGTTCACCAGCTTGTCAATGGTTATATGGGATTAGAAACAATGTTGGTACATATCATGAAGCTTGTTGCGTGGGAGTTGCGGTGGTATAACTATGTGCCTTCGTATTTGGTGACAAACACGTTGATAAAACTCTGTCAGCAACGGGATACAGTGGAGATGAAAACAATGTTTCGAGTTGTGTTTGAGAAATTCAAATTGCAGTCTGTGAACAACAAACAGAGCATTTTTTCGACGTGGTTCAGTggctcaaagaagaaactgaACCAATCACATGAGTTTCTCGACAGTGACACGGTAATAGACTACATTGATGATCTTTTGACGTGGATTGAGGAGCTAAACTAG
- a CDS encoding enoyl-CoA hydratase — MSESNTSSFTTSEAAHPKRWLIAYNSISSSLWSIVLFNTVFLGSFVGQPLLFEKSRIFLIVTQSLAIIEVINSATGVVRSPIVTTASQVASRLLIVLGIFLVLPYSPANYHWVYISLNVSWAVTEIVRYSYYAANLKDPNNVPYVLTWLRYSLFYVLYPTGVASEVSIIYLSLEEAEKVVGSWYRWLLFAILFTYPPGLYSLYTYMIKQRKKVLGKPSTKKTE; from the coding sequence ATGTCGGAACTGAACACGAGCTCGTTCACGACCAGCGAGGCTGCCCATCCCAAAAGATGGTTGATTGCATACAACTCGATCTCGTCGTCATTGTGGTCAAttgttcttttcaacaCAGTTTTCCTTGGCAGCTTCGTCGGCCAACCCTTGTTGTTTGAAAAACTGAGAATCTTCCTCATTGTCACTCAATCGCTTGCCATAATTGAGGTCATCAATTCCGCTACAGGCGTTGTCAGATCTCCAATTGTCACCACGGCCTCTCAGGTGGCCTCAAGATTGTTGATCGTATTGGGCATCTTCCTCGTATTGCCATACTCACCAGCAAATTACCACTGGGTCTACATCTCTTTGAACGTATCATGGGCTGTCACTGAGATTGTAAGATACTCTTACTATGCAGCAAACTTGAAGGACCCCAACAATGTCCCTTACGTGCTCACATGGCTCAGATACTCACTCTTCTACGTCTTGTACCCTACGGGTGTGGCGTCGGAGGTATCTATTATTTATCTCAGTCTCGAGGAGGCTGAAAAAGTTGTCGGAAGTTGGTACCGCTGGCTTCTTTTCGCAATCCTCTTCACTTATCCTCCAGGATTGTACTCCTTGTACACTTACATGATCAAGCAAAGGAAGAAGGTCTTAGGTAAGCCGTcgacaaagaagacagaGTGA
- a CDS encoding OPT family small oligopeptide transporter, with translation MAEKLNALASITSTGNRHQAEDHELDLNAVTSNPLSINDVAGGLTSDQKFYIIKRLDLGHLTTFEDLPPTAVFMIEKIQNLDIAEAVEILEQFMKDHDSDLNIPNEEIEFIELLLSRDPNKAAKDMASTVKAVGFSTLEKEGSDKERTAVNESDSLSSLESLDFKKVFDWELQVKTEAGLIAYWSPYPEVRAVTDPFDDASVPCETWRVYFLGIIWVAIGSVINEYFYNRRPSISLRSPVVQLFLYPCGKFLEYVMPKKTLKIWKWKIDLNPGPWSHKEQLLSTLCYSVSGGAVYATSFITVHKLDVFYGNDFLDFGFQILLVLASNFMGFGLAGIFRKFVIYPVHSIWPTILPTLALNKALVQPEKKENINGWTISRYHFFFAVFAFSFLWFWVPDYLFTALSTFNWLTWIAPNNFNLAAITGMQSGLGLNPISTFDWNVMSMNVPLAVPFFSQVNSWTGMFLGFFVICGLWWSNYKWTGFLPINSNSIFTNTGDYYSVQAVVKDGKLDEEMYQKIGPPFYTAANMITYGAFFAVYPLNFVYVLLCDHQRLWFAIKSMARSMNFKKKTSAYDGFDDPFSRSMTKYKEVPEWVFLIVLVLSLVFAIICCKAYPLNTPVWTIFFALGMNFIFLLPFCVVYSTTGTSVSLNVLVELITGYALPGNGIALNFVKTLGTNIDAQAENYITNQKQAHYLRIPPRALFRVQMISCIVCSFISVAIINLTITSIKDYCTPHQPQKFSCPNSTTFYSASVLWGVIGPKRVFGGLYPVLQWCFLIGFLISFPAWALRKWGRRTIIGKYFHPVVLVFGFVQWAPYNLSYYTPSLILSFIFMYIIRKKRTAWWEKYNYILSGGMDAGVAFSSIIIFFAVQYHAKNIVWWGNTVNTKGLDYEAPARLNATISAPDGYFGPRKGHFP, from the coding sequence ATGGCTGAGAAACTCAACGCTCTCGCCAGCATAACAAGCACTGGCAACAGACACCAGGCGGAAGACCACGAGCTTGATCTTAATGCCGTCACTTCAAACCCACTTTCTATCAATGACGTCGCTGGCGGACTCACCCTGGACCAGAAGTtctacatcatcaagagatTGGACCTCGGTCACCTCACCACCTTTGAGGACTTACCTCCCACTGCTGTGTTTATGATCGAGAAGATCCAGAACTTGGACATCGCTGAGGCAGTCGAGATTCTTGAACAGTTTATGAAGGACCACGATAGTGATCTCAATATCCCCAACGAGGAAATCGAGTTCATCgagctcctccttctgCGTGATCCCAACAAGGCTGCTAAGGATATGGCTTCAACCGTCAAGGCTGTTGGCTTCTCCActttggaaaaagaaggtagCGACAAAGAACGCACTGCTGTCAATGAGCTGGACtcactctcttctctcGAATCtttggacttcaagaaagtctTTGACTGGGAGTTGCAAGTCAAGACAGAAGCTGGTCTTATCGCCTACTGGTCTCCATATCCTGAAGTGAGAGCTGTAACCGATCCCTTCGACGACGCCTCCGTCCCTTGCGAGACTTGGAGAGTGTATTTCCTTGGTATCATCTGGGTCGCCATTGGAAGTGTTATCAATGAATACTTCTACAACAGAAGACCCTCCATCAGTTTGAGATCCCCCGTGGTTCAGCTTTTTCTCTACCCATGCGGTAAGTTCCTCGAGTATGtgatgccaaagaagacGCTTAAAATTTGGAAATGGAAGATCGACCTCAACCCTGGGCCCTGGAGTCACAAGGAACAGTTGCTTTCTACTTTGTGCTACAGTGTCAGTGGTGGTGCTGTTTATGCTACTTCTTTCATTACAGTGCACAAGTTGGACGTCTTCTATGGCAATGACTTCCTTGACTTTGGCTTCCAGATCCTTTTGGTTCTCGCTTCCAACTTCATGGGTTTTGGTTTGGCTGGTATCTTCAGAAAGTTTGTCATCTACCCAGTCCACTCAATTTGGCCCACTATCTTGCCTACCCTTGCTCTTAACAAAGCTTTGGTTCAGcctgagaagaaggaaaacaTCAACGGATGGACTATCTCAAGATACCACTTTTTCTTCGCCGTGTTTGCCTTCTCATTTTTGTGGTTTTGGGTCCCTGACTACTTGTTCACCGCCCTTTCTACTTTTAACTGGCTTACCTGGATTGCTCCAAACAATTTCAACTTGGCCGCCATTACAGGAATGCAGTCAGGATTGGGCCTCAACCCCATCTCCACATTCGACTGGAATGTCATGAGTATGAATGTTCCTTTGGCTGTTCCTTTCTTCTCGCAGGTGAATAGTTGGACCGGAATGTTCCTCGGCTTTTTTGTTATCTGTGGGTTGTGGTGGTCAAACTACAAATGGACTGGTTTCTTGCCCATAAATTCCAATTCTATTTTCACCAACACTGGTGACTACTACTCTGTGCAAGCTGTGGTTAAAGACGGAAAGCTTGATGAGGAAATGTACCAAAAAATCGGCCCCCCATTTTATACTGCTGCCAACATGATCACTTATGGCGCATTCTTTGCTGTGTATCCCTTGAACTTTGTCTatgttcttctttgtgatCACCAGAGGCTCTGGTTCGCAATCAAGTCCATGGCAAGATCAatgaacttcaagaagaagacgtCTGCGTATGACGGCTTTGATGACCCATTCTCGAGATCCATGACTAAATACAAAGAAGTCCCAGAATGGGTATTCTTGATCGTCTTGGTGCTCAGTCTTGTCTTTGCTATTATTTGTTGTAAGGCATATCCTTTGAATACCCCTGTTTGGACAATCTTCTTTGCGTTGGGCATGAACTTTATTTTCTTGTTACCTTTCTGCGTGGTGTATTCCACCACAGGTACTTCTGTTTCCCTTAACGTCTTGGTTGAGTTGATCACTGGTTATGCCCTCCCAGGTAATGGTATTGCTTTGAACTTCGTCAAGACCTTGGGTACCAACATCGATGCTCAGGCCGAGAACTACATCACCAATCAAAAGCAGGCTCACTACTTGAGAATTCCTCCAAGAGCCTTGTTCCGTGTTCAAATGATCTCCTGTATTGTTTGCAGTTTCATTTCTGTCGCCATCATCAACCTCACCATCACCTCGATCAAGGATTACTGTACGCCACATCAGCCACAGAAGTTTTCTTGTCCAAactccaccaccttctACTCGGCGTCGGTCTTGTGGGGTGTCATTGGACCCAAGAGAGTTTTCGGAGGGCTTTATCCAGTCTTGCAATGgtgcttcttgattggATTCTTAATTTCTTTCCCAGCTTGGGCTCTCAGAAAGTGGGGCAGAAGAACCATCATCGGAAAGTACTTCCACCCAGTTGTTTTGGTGTTTGGTTTCGTTCAATGGGCACCATACAACTTGAGTTACTACACTCCTAGTTTGATTCTCTCCTTTATTTTCATGTACATcataagaaaaaagaggaCTGCCTGGTGGGAGAAATACAACTATATTCTTTCTGGTGGTATGGATGCTGGTGTCGCTTTCAGCAGtatcatcatcttcttcgctgtGCAATATCATGCCAAAAACATCGTTTGGTGGGGCAACACAGTCAACACCAAGGGCTTGGATTACGAGGCTCCAGCCAGGCTTAACGCCACAATCAGTGCTCCCGATGGGTACTTTGGTCCCAGAAAGGGGCACTTCCCATAG